The DNA window CATTTTTTTCGCCGGACGAAATGAGCTCTTCCGCCAGCGCCAGCGAACGACTCAGCGCCAACGCCTGTTTTCTCTCCCCCGGAGAGAGATAAACATTCCGCGAACTCATCGCCAGGCCATCCGGTTCGCGAATAATTGGCGCGACAACAATTTCAATGTCAAAATTCAAGTCACGTGTCATCCGTTTAATCACTATCGCCTGCTGTGCATCTTTCT is part of the Calditrichota bacterium genome and encodes:
- a CDS encoding 4-phosphopantoate--beta-alanine ligase produces the protein KDAQQAIVIKRMTRDLNFDIEIVVAPIIREPDGLAMSSRNVYLSPGERKQALALSRSLALAEELISSGEKNALTIKKKMEEMINEQADAKIDYVEILNPETLEFQTEIQSDVLIALAVKIGKTRLIDNLVVRLKDSKE